CACTTTGAATGCATGATATTCTTTAACCTTAACAGAACATGCAAGAAGGAGTTAGAGTTCAGCTATAGTTTGTGCAATAGTTTCTATACAATCTATATAATCCTTGGTGATGAGAATAAAATATCCCAAGTCCAATCTCAATAAGGTATCTCatcaaaaggaaaaagtgagAGAAGGAGAATGGAGGATAAAAGGTGAGAGATGGATAGCGTGTCAAGAGAAAATAGAGGATGTGATATAAATGAGCCAATATGTGATTTAAAGGAGGAGAAGACAGAGGTTAAAGAGGGGATTAGACTAAACCAGAAGGGGGACTTCGGGATGACTTCAACTTATTCTTCAGCTTCTCCAATCTGAGAATGAGAGCTCCATAGAGAAGACTTATAAgagaaaatagattttttatttctattgtaTAATGAGAATAAGAgactataaaattttttatattatagtggatttgcCATCTAAACAACCTATTGATGTAGGTCCAATATTGAATCACATAAATTTATGTctctattttcatttattttttattaattattatgaatGTATGCACGATATTGTACAGTTGCAAATGACTACTGTTGGGGGCTTCAAACCATGCCAATTGAGGTCCAAATCGTCATAGTGGATTAATAACAACTTTTTCTTCCATTTCGTCCTGTGCTAATTTTTGACCGTTTAACCTATTggatgtttttttaaaaattaaagtatAGGAATTTTGGAATTCATCATTTTGAAACTTGGAATGTGctatatatgatatgataaagataaaaataaaaatagtaaagaaaattatatatctcAAGTGATGGCGTTACTAGTGTAGATCATGTTGAGTAAAGTGATTATAcgttataatttgatttaaaaaataaatttcaaaatttaaattttataaattaaaaaataatgttacatatagtcatAAAGTCTAAAAGCATTGTAaagtttatttgaaaaaaactaaagtctattattaaaaaattaattttttcttcatataaatctcgcatttatttactttttcaaaataattgcacAATGTTTGCGCACTCATGACTACAagtattatttcttaaaatgtagaggtcactattaaaaaaatatattttttatgtatgtctcagatttatctatttttttaaaaagaaatgaagtatGAACTGCATACTCCagaattacaaatatcatttatcataatAAATATTAAGGGTTTGCATGAGATTGTGATAGGAgtcttaaaaaatacttaaatagttttaaaagctATTTAATGGAAAAATCAAATTGttttagtattatatattaaaacacttttaattttaaataagttagAAAACACGTTTGacgaaaaatgaaaatcatcaACCGTGCTTTTTTGAATAATGtggtaatttgaattttaaaaaaattatcaatagacgaaaatatcaatacaaatttaagataattataacttaaaaaaatataactataatatttaataattcaaATAATCGTTAATTCTATATCAGAAAatactattttaatttatttccaaacaaatataatatgtttaaaattattttaaacatataattatcaaacagtaaataattttttaatattaaaattgattacttaaactataaattataagttataatttcTATTGTAATCATGCTCCATTAAGGTTAGGAAATCTGTTATTTAAAGCTAATTATTGTGCTGAATAATTTAAACTTAAAGCCTGCCTAATCTTGCCTGCGAAACCTCTCTGCCTTTCTTTTTCGTGCAACCACCAGATCAAACAATATCCTGTCATCAACGGTTGATATCCGACGTCATATCAAATACAAATAGAACCATCCGTATACCCAGTCCTCATAAGTCCCGTTTTCCACTCCCACATCGCTGGTCCGTGTTCTGAAAGGGGCCACCTCGCTGCCATGTTCTGGTCGAGAATCCATTCTTCTTGGTTTCCAAGCCAAGAAATGGAAATCAATGGCACTTTTCAGTTTCACGTGGCTGTTACTTCCATTCGAGTCTATCACTTCTCCTCAACTATACATATTGCCTCCTTCGTTATTCATTGGCATTACGTTTATTGACACAGAAGGTGGCTCCATATTTCATTTTCCCAGGAAAATAGAGCTCAAAAGTGAGTTCCCTCTTATAGCCATCTATGCTTATTCGGTACTATTTTTTGTATGTTTCCGATATAGTGTTATTTGATATATTCCATTCCTtctattattattgtaaatttcTGATTATCGTAAAAGACACTCCTTGCTTCTGGATTTTCAGGTTATAAGAtccaaaagtgagtattttgcATGTGGGGTTTCTATTTTTTGTATCTTTATGATTTCTTTTTGTCtacaagtttttctttttccggaGATTCataactttttgtttttgtttttaaatgttgAAGTGAATCCAATTGTGAAGGTGAGGGCACAGGATGATCAGTTTTCACCCAGAAATGATACTGGATTGTTGCTGTTTTTGAGGACTATTGACACTCTATCCATGCAAGGTAGCTGTGTTGCTCTGCtatattatttatgttaaaCATTCGATTATAGGAAGAAAATTTTAGGCCTCtatcgtttacttatcaaaaagaaaaaagaaagaaaatttttggCCTTCCAAAATTTTCCATCTTTGTTTAAGCTTTTCCATCAAACCCCAgacgagagaaaaaagaagaagaagcttttCCAGCAATATTGAGGCTCACACCAGATAATTTTTGTTCAATTATCTGTTTGATGATGGAGGCTGTTTTAAGAAGAGATTTTTAACCTAAATAATTCCATTTTGATGCAACAATTACATGCTTGGGAAAATATCGCCATTGAGCATTACAGATGAAACTTATAATCCGTTACAGAGTAATTGAATCCGTGATTATGTTTTCACAGCTGAGGACCATCAGAGCCATTCCCCATCACCTGTTGACAGAATCACAAAGGTTCATGTCCCAAACATACGAACACAATCGAGTCCTATGTCCCAAGGTCGagttttttcacattttagtaAATAGTTTCATGGAAAGTAGAGTGGAATGGCTAAGATGTCTAACATGTAGTAAGATATGATGATATTTATTGATCAGATAAAGCATATTACTTTGCAGGGACAATGAAGAACAATTTCAAACATGTCAGTACAAATAGCAAATCAAATGTTAGAGCTAATTCAGTTCTGCGGCCACGAGCGGTCCTATCTAGTCCAGGTAATTTGATCTATATTGTTGTGTGGATGTGTGTATGCATGTATTCTAATTATACTGACCAAAAACACCCACTTGGTTCTTCAAATTTGAGGGCGGAGTTTAGAAGGTCCAAGCAGTATTTGCTTTAACTTTGAGTAATCATGTCAGGCTAAGGAGGTTTTAGAGAACAAACCTGTCTAATGTTTTTGAGGTTGCATTTGCTATAACATGTCTTAATTTCTTTGGTAGCCAACATTCTACTACTGGACTCCTTAAATTGGTTCGAGTCCTTGACAAATTGACAAGTCAATGAGGTTTTTTACAGGCCCTTTTCTGTTCTGCTCAACCACTTGCATGCATGAGTTTATACTTAGAGAAGTACCATGCATCATCATTTTAACCATCATCTTTCATAATCCGATGTGCCATCAAATGATTGGaacactatttaaatattttattcatttgtcAATCATTTGATGTTACATTGGAAAATGTTAAAAGGGTGATAGTTAAAAGGATGATGTATGCACAAGGCGCATAATAACCCTTATTATGTCATCAGATAATGATGGGATGATTGGAAGCATAAACAAACTAATGGAAGATCGATCTTTGGATCATAGCAAGAAAGAGAGGATGGCATTGCCAGCCCAAATCAAGACTGTGCATAATCAGGTTAAGGCAGCAGTGCCTCTGAACACAAGAAAAGGCTCCAAAGAGGTTTCAGACAGAAAGAGTGGTATAAAGCAAAGGAAATCAGGTCCTGAACCTGTAACACAAAAACAGAAGCCACGTGTCGGAGAAGGAAAATCGAGCCTCCATGCAGTATAAATCTCGAACCTATTCGATTGAATTGTGCTTTTACTTGGCGTTATTCTGCAGTTTCAGCTATATATCCCAAATGCCTTTTGTTCTCTTCTCTTGATGTTTGGTTTTCAACTTCTCTTGTGCAATGTACATGACTGATCTTGGGGAATGTACCGCGTACTGATAAACTTGCCTTCGAATTGTACTTTGTATCATGAATCCTATCTTTATACGCTATGACTATGAGATGCTGTATTAAAGAGAAATACAAGGAGAAAAAGCAGTAACCATGACGGGAGATTTCTTCCATTTAAGAACTCTATTGTTTTAGATTAGTACGTGCAAGCATTGAgatatcaaaatattattagttaatgcTGGCCTTAGTGTAAAAAAAGTGCATGTGGATCCTTGATTTTCTCTGGTTCAAAACTCTACAAACATGTTAAAATGACTCGTTTATTCTAGTACGAAAGAAGAATAAATTCCAAAAATCTCACTTGCGGTTTAAtccataaaaagattttataaaactcaattcaTAGACTGATTTGACTTTATTTGATATatgagattataaaattatttttattataaaatagatttaagttacgtttggatgttgagctgagTTCGTTATGAATATTAGTGAGTTGAGTTGGTGAAATAAGTTATGTGAGGTCTctctaaaataagtttaaatgtat
This is a stretch of genomic DNA from Carya illinoinensis cultivar Pawnee chromosome 3, C.illinoinensisPawnee_v1, whole genome shotgun sequence. It encodes these proteins:
- the LOC122305793 gene encoding uncharacterized protein LOC122305793 isoform X7; protein product: MALFSFTWLLLPFESITSPQLYILPPSLFIGITFIDTEGGSIFHFPRKIELKSEFPLIAIYAYSVIRSKSEYFALNPIVKVRAQDDQFSPRNDTGLLLFLRTIDTLSMQAEDHQSHSPSPVDRITKVHVPNIRTQSSPMSQGTMKNNFKHVSTNSKSNVRANSVLRPRAVLSSPANILLLDSLNWFESLTN
- the LOC122305793 gene encoding uncharacterized protein LOC122305793 isoform X2; amino-acid sequence: MALFSFTWLLLPFESITSPQLYILPPSLFIGITFIDTEGGSIFHFPRKIELKSEFPLIAIYAYSVIRSKMNPIVKVRAQDDQFSPRNDTGLLLFLRTIDTLSMQAEDHQSHSPSPVDRITKVHVPNIRTQSSPMSQGTMKNNFKHVSTNSKSNVRANSVLRPRAVLSSPDNDGMIGSINKLMEDRSLDHSKKERMALPAQIKTVHNQVKAAVPLNTRKGSKEVSDRKSGIKQRKSGPEPVTQKQKPRVGEGKSSLHAV
- the LOC122305793 gene encoding uncharacterized protein LOC122305793 isoform X4, which gives rise to MALFSFTWLLLPFESITSPQLYILPPSLFIGITFIDTEGGSIFHFPRKIELKSEFPLIAIYAYSVIRSKSEYFALNPIVKVRAQDDQFSPRNDTGLLLFLRTIDTLSMQGTMKNNFKHVSTNSKSNVRANSVLRPRAVLSSPDNDGMIGSINKLMEDRSLDHSKKERMALPAQIKTVHNQVKAAVPLNTRKGSKEVSDRKSGIKQRKSGPEPVTQKQKPRVGEGKSSLHAV
- the LOC122305793 gene encoding uncharacterized protein LOC122305793 isoform X6; its protein translation is MALFSFTWLLLPFESITSPQLYILPPSLFIGITFIDTEGGSIFHFPRKIELKMNPIVKVRAQDDQFSPRNDTGLLLFLRTIDTLSMQGTMKNNFKHVSTNSKSNVRANSVLRPRAVLSSPDNDGMIGSINKLMEDRSLDHSKKERMALPAQIKTVHNQVKAAVPLNTRKGSKEVSDRKSGIKQRKSGPEPVTQKQKPRVGEGKSSLHAV
- the LOC122305793 gene encoding uncharacterized protein LOC122305793 isoform X5 encodes the protein MALFSFTWLLLPFESITSPQLYILPPSLFIGITFIDTEGGSIFHFPRKIELKSEFPLIAIYAYSVIRSKMNPIVKVRAQDDQFSPRNDTGLLLFLRTIDTLSMQGTMKNNFKHVSTNSKSNVRANSVLRPRAVLSSPDNDGMIGSINKLMEDRSLDHSKKERMALPAQIKTVHNQVKAAVPLNTRKGSKEVSDRKSGIKQRKSGPEPVTQKQKPRVGEGKSSLHAV
- the LOC122305793 gene encoding uncharacterized protein LOC122305793 isoform X1 translates to MALFSFTWLLLPFESITSPQLYILPPSLFIGITFIDTEGGSIFHFPRKIELKSEFPLIAIYAYSVIRSKSEYFALNPIVKVRAQDDQFSPRNDTGLLLFLRTIDTLSMQAEDHQSHSPSPVDRITKVHVPNIRTQSSPMSQGTMKNNFKHVSTNSKSNVRANSVLRPRAVLSSPDNDGMIGSINKLMEDRSLDHSKKERMALPAQIKTVHNQVKAAVPLNTRKGSKEVSDRKSGIKQRKSGPEPVTQKQKPRVGEGKSSLHAV
- the LOC122305793 gene encoding uncharacterized protein LOC122305793 isoform X3 — protein: MALFSFTWLLLPFESITSPQLYILPPSLFIGITFIDTEGGSIFHFPRKIELKMNPIVKVRAQDDQFSPRNDTGLLLFLRTIDTLSMQAEDHQSHSPSPVDRITKVHVPNIRTQSSPMSQGTMKNNFKHVSTNSKSNVRANSVLRPRAVLSSPDNDGMIGSINKLMEDRSLDHSKKERMALPAQIKTVHNQVKAAVPLNTRKGSKEVSDRKSGIKQRKSGPEPVTQKQKPRVGEGKSSLHAV